A region from the Coffea eugenioides isolate CCC68of chromosome 9, Ceug_1.0, whole genome shotgun sequence genome encodes:
- the LOC113782238 gene encoding wall-associated receptor kinase 5-like — translation MNPLFLPAHISALITLLFFHVQGSKLGSSAKPGCQQKCGNLTIPYPFGIGKGCCFAEEFEVACNDSRIANLPYFEGTVVYQISEDSFGIMGQALSFTYNRSSGKNLQNEAPGEDFLGPHFSFSHTRNKFVAIGCDIFAYLTDAKTNEFVTGCAALGNSSDISPSASSSPCSGVGCCQASLPKDLTDSKSFLHTINTRAMSWSSNSSRCGFLILAAKEFSDFGKFNMSKCDETYQVPIVLDWSIGNLSCQEAKKRTDYACHDNSYCVNSTRGVGYQCRCSPGYEGNPYLPNGCEDVDECETQESNNCPMEALCLNTPGGYLCTCFPGYKSDRKHIGKLVCVPERRNRIIVLSIELGIGLTFSLLMIILIATLLYHKLRKKKDEIRKKNFFRRNGGLLLKQQMSSSRGSISETKIFTKEELYKATNNFSENRVLGKGGLGTVYKGMLLDGSIVAVKKSNKVNEDQIVQFINEVSILSQVNHRHIVKLLGCCLETEVPLLVYEYVSNGTLSNHLHDESNVRTISWENRLRIAGESAGALAYMHSHASTAIFHRDIKSSNILLDENFRAVISDFGLSRSVPTDKSHLTTLVGGTFGYLDPEYLMTGQLNDRSDVYAFGVVLAELLTGQKAVSSDKENEGLVIQFQSSMNEGRLFNILDGTVSTEGQHEEITVVAMLAKKCMELNSRNRPTMKEVAVELDKLMMARKSLVDEKTVHEDDGCLVGQSSYCCKTDIIPEGNEEYLYSF, via the exons ATGAACCCTCTTTTTCTGCCAGCTCATATTTCAGCTTTGATCACTTTATTGTTTTTTCATGTGCAAGGATCAAAACTAGGATCTAGTGCAAAGCCTGGTTGCCAACAAAAATGTGGTAATTTAACCATtccttacccatttggcattgGAAAAGGATGTTGCTTTGCTGAAGAATTCGAAGTCGCATGCAATGATTCCAGAATTGCAAATCTACCATATTTTGAAGGAACTGTGGTGTATCAGATCTCAGAAGATAGTTTTGGAATAATGGGACAAGCTCTTTCTTTCACTTATAATAGATCTTCAGGAAAGAACTTGCAAAATGAGGCTCCTGGAGAAGATTTTCTCGGTCCTCACTTCAGTTTTTCTCACACCAGAAACAAATTCGTTGCAATTGGTTGTGATATCTTTGCATATTTGACTGATGCAAAAACTAACGAATTTGTTACAGGGTGTGCAGCCCTCGGGAACAGCTCAGATATTAGTCCCTCAGCGTCTTCATCCCCATGCTCTGGCGTAGGTTGTTGTCAGGCTAGTCTTCCAAAAGATCTCACAGATTCCAAGTCATTTTTACATACTATAAACACTAGGGCTATGTCCTGGTCATCCAATTCTAGTCGATGTGGATTTTTGATTCTTGCAGCTAAGGAATTCTCAGATTTTGGCAAATTTAATATGTCTAAGTGCGATGAAACTTATCAAGTGCCAATTGTGCTCGACTGGTCAATTGGAAATTTAAGTTGTcaagaagcaaagaaaagaacAGATTATGCATGTCATGATAATAGTTACTGTGTTAATTCTACTCGGGGCGTTGGATATCAGTGTCGCTGCTCTCCTGGATATGAAGGAAACCCTTATCTTCCCAACGGATGTGAAG ATGTTGATGAATGTGAAACTCAAGAAAGTAATAACTGTCCCATGGAAGCACTTTGTTTGAATACCCCTGGCGGCTATCTTTGCACTTGCTTCCCGGGATACAAGAGTGATAGAAAACACATTGGCAAACTAGTTTGCGTACCAGAACGAAGGAATCGCATCATTGTTTTGTCCATTGAATTAG GTATTGGGCTCACTTTCAGTCTTCTAATGATTATCCTCATTGCTACCCTGTTGTATCACAAGCTAAGGAAGAAAAAAGACGAAATCAGAAAGAAGAATTTTTTTAGGAGGAACGGTGGTTTGTTACTAAAGCAGCAAATGTCTTCGAGCAGAGGAAGCATTTCAGAGACAAAGATTTTTACCAAAGAAGAATTATACAAGGCTACCAATAATTTCAGTGAAAATCGGGTTCTTGGAAAAGGTGGGCTTGGTACAGTCTACAAGGGAATGTTATTAGATGGAAGCATAGTGGCAGTAAAAAAATCCAACAAGGTTAATGAGGATCAAATTGTTCAGTTTATAAATGAAGTTTCCATACTCTCACAAGTAAACCACAGGCATATAGTAAAATTGTTAGGCTGCTGCCTAGAAACTGAAGTTCCATTGCTCGTTTATGAATATGTTTCCAACGGCACCCTCTCAAACCATTTGCATGACGAGTCAAATGTCAGAACAATTTCTTGGGAGAATCGCTTACGCATTGCTGGAGAATCTGCAGGAGCATTGGCTTATATGCATTCTCATGCCTCGACAGCCATCTTCCATAGAGATATAAAGTCGAGCAACATATTGTTAGATGAAAATTTCAGAGCTGTAATCTCAGATTTCGGACTTTCAAGATCAGTACCTACAGACAAGAGTCACTTGACTACATTAGTAGGTGGCACATTTGGTTACTTGGATCCGGAGTACTTGATGACTGGACAACTCAATGATAGAAGCGATGTGTATGCATTTGGAGTGGTTCTGGCTGAATTGTTAACAGGCCAAAAGGCAGTTTCTTCTGATAAAGAAAATGAAGGCTTGGTTATACAGTTCCAGTCATCGATGAACGAAGGTCGATTGTTCAACATTCTAGACGGCACAGTTTCTACTGAAGGTCAACATGAGGAGATTACTGTTGTGGCTATGCTTGCCAAGAAATGTATGGAACTGAATTCACGAAATAGGCCAACCATGAAAGAAGTAGCTGTAGAACTTGACAAACTTATGATGGCGAGAAAGAGTTTGGTAGATGAAAAGACAGTTCATGAAGATGATGGTTGCTTAGTTGGTCAAAGCTCCTATTGCTGCAAAACTGATATAATCCCAGAAGGAAATGAAGAGTATCTATatagtttttag
- the LOC113782235 gene encoding uncharacterized protein LOC113782235 produces the protein MPRSSCTGELEFDPEIEKTARRLTKEAKLRKQQDSTSPSESEQEFVSSDSSSESEKEEVHIPRVAMAAPRTLRELATPNVNQQPLCITFPNTEEAFELKSGLIHLLPTFRGIAGEDPHKHLKEFHVVCSTMRPQGVTEDHIKLRAFPFSLTDKAKDWLFYLPLGSITTWEELKRKFLEKFFPASRAANIRKEICGVRQANGKTLYEYWERFKQLCANCPHHQIPDQLLIQYFYEGLSPMDRSMLDAASGGALVNKTTDEATLLISTMAENSQQFGVRADGAIRRVNEVNHSDLEGKLSELTSLVRQMARGQLQSVKTCGICAAPGHMTDMCPTLQEDSPEQANIVGDFSGPPPRRNDHFAPNYNPGWRNHPNFSYASKPPGFQQHFQPRPPVQQPSTSNSNMSFEDMVKSLAQSTSQLQQEAQRSQQESHRFQQETRASIRNLEAQMSQLATSMSNLENSNRGKLPSQVIPNPKENASAMQLRSGKEVQSPRRAHAREEEVPRKVEEEEEKQSSEISKKVDIPLPFPSRFTKAKKEESEKEILDTFRKVEINIPLLDAIRQLC, from the coding sequence atgcctCGATCTTCTTGTACAGGAGAATTAGAATTTGATCCAGAGATCGAGAAGACTGCAAGAAGGTTGACCAAGGAGGCAAAGTTGCGTAAGCAACAAGATTCAACGTCACCTTCAGAATCTGAGCAAGAGTTTGTTTCCAGTGATTCATCAAGTGAATCTGAAAAAGAAGAAGTGCATATTCCCCGAGTAGCAATGGCAGCCCCAAGAACTTTGAGGGAGTTGGCAACTCCTAACGTGAACCAGCAGCCATTATGCATTACATTTCCTAACACGGAAGAGGCATTTGAGCTTAAATCTGGTCTTATTCACTTACTTCCTACTTTTCGTGGTATTGCAGGTGAAGACCCACATAAACACTTGAAAGAATTTCATGTGGTGTGCTCCACAATGAGACCTCAAGGAGTCACTGAGGACCACATCAAGTTGAGAGCCTTCCCTTTCTCTTTGACAGATAAGGCTAAAGATTGGTTATTTTACCTGCCATTAGGATCCATCACTACGTGGGAAgaattgaagagaaaatttcTCGAGAAATTTTTCCCTGCCTCTAGAGCCGCCAATATAAGGAAAGAAATATGTGGAGTTAGGCAGGCAAATGGGAAAACTCTATATGAGTACTGGGAGCGCTTTAAACAACTGTGTGCCAACTGCCCACATCATCAAATCCCGGACCAGCTCTTAATACAATATTTCTATGAGGGATTATCACCCATGGATAGGAGCATGTTAGATGCAGCCAGTGGCGGTGCTCTGGTGAACAAGACCACAGACGAAGCCACGTTATTGATCTCCACCATGGCTGAAAATTCCCAACAATTTGGAGTGAGAGCTGATGGAGCAATAAGAAGGGTCAATGAAGTGAATCACTCTGACTTAGAGGGTAAACTATCTGAGCTTACCTCTCTGGTGCGTCAAATGGCAAGGGGGCAATTACAATCTGTGAAGACTTGTGGTATCTGTGCTGCTCCCGGACACATGACTGACATGTGCCCAACTCTCCAGGAGGATTCACCTGAACAAGCCAACATAGTGGGAGATTTTTCTGGACCACCTCCACGAAGGAATGATCATTTTGCACCCAATTACAACCCAGGGTGGCGAAATCATCCTAATTTTAGCTATGCTTCAAAACCCCCTGGTTTTCAACAACATTTCCAACCACGGCCACCAGTGCAACAACCATCCACTTCCAATTCAAACATGTCTTTTGAAGATATGGTGAAGTCACTAGCCCAAAGCACGAGTCAATTACAGCAAGAGGCTCAAAGATCTCAACAGGAATCTCACAGATTTCAACAAGAGACTCGTGCTAGCATTAGGAATTTGGAAGCACAAATGTCCCAATTGGCAACTTCCATGAGCAACTTGGAAAATAGCAATAGAGGGAAATTACCATCTCAAGTAATTCCTAATCCCAAGGAGAATGCCAGTGCAATGCAATTACGGAGTGGCAAGGAGGTACAGTCTcctaggcgtgcccacgccagagaAGAAGAAGTGCCCAGGAAGgtggaagaggaagaagagaaacAATCCTCTGAAATCTCAAAGAAAGTTGACATTCCTCTtccttttcctagcaggttTACAAAAGCTAAAAAAGAAGAATCTGAGAAAGAGATTTTGGACACCTTCAGGAAAGTGGAGATCAATATTCCTTTGTTGGATGCTATTAGGCAAttatgctaa
- the LOC113782236 gene encoding uncharacterized protein LOC113782236, whose protein sequence is MCHLPVAIEHRAFWAVKQCNLHADRDGKERKLQLQELEEIRLEAYDNARLYKERTKQFHDRLLRAKHFSPGQKSLETNKSFTVNGHRLKPFVHVSDIGTVEEETWIYKACPRPISDAVEHRRNAWAEDSAL, encoded by the exons ATGTGTCATTTACCTGTGGCTATTGAGCATCGTGCATTCTGGGCAGTCAAGCAATGCAATTTGCATGCGGATAGAGATGGCAAAGAGAGAAAGCTCCAACTCCAGGAGTTGGAGGAAATTCGTCTTGAAGCATATGACAATGCACGTTTGTACAAAGAGCGTACCAAGCAGTTTCATGACCGCCTATTGCGTGCGAAACACTTTTCTCCAGGACAAAAG AGTTTAGAGACTAATAAGAGTTTTACAGTTAATGGTCATCGTTTAAAACCGTTTGTTCATGTTTCAGACATTGGTACTGTGGAAGAG GAGACTTGGATTTACAAGGCATGCCCACGCCCTATAAGTGATGCTGTTGAACATCGTAGAAATGCTTGGGCAGAAGACTCTGCCTTATAA